The sequence GGCCACACAAGGGCTCAAGCCGGTGGTGGCCATCTATTCCACATTCTTGCAGCGAGCGTATGACCAGATAATCCACGACATTGCCCTGCAGAAATTGCCGGTGGTCTTTGCCCTTGACCGGGGTGGGCTGGTGGGAGACGATGGCCCGACGCACCACGGTTCCTTTGACCTCTCCTACTTGCGCAGCGTGCCGAACCTGGTCGTTGCGGCGCCAAAAGACGAGAACGAGCTAAGGCGCCTGCTCTGGACTGCGGTCGACTACGATGGCCCCATTGCCCTGCGTTACCCACGGGGTGAAGGCGTGGGGGTGCCGATGGACAGTGACCCTGCGCTGGTGCCCATCGGCACCAGCGAGTGCCTGCGCAGCGGGCAGGACATCGCATTTCTCGCCCTCGGACCGTTGGTCTATCGCTGTCTGGAAGTCGCAGAGCGGCTAGCAAAGCAGGGCATTGATTGTACGGTCATTAACGCACGTTTCCTTAAGCCGCTGGATGAGCTTATGCTCCGCCAGGTGGCTGAACGCCATCAGCTCCTGGTCACGGCAGAGGACAACACGGTGGTGGGAGGGTTTGGCAGCGCAGTGGGCGAGTGGCTTGCAGACCACGGCTTCGGCCACGTCCGCTTGCTACGCCTGGGTCTGCCCGATCAGTTCGTACCCCATGGCACCCTGAAGGAGCTCCACGCCCACGTCGGGCTCGACGTGGAAGGAATCGGCAAAGCAACGCTGCGGGCATGGAAAGAGACGATGCACCTGGTCCATAGTCCGGCCGCCCGGGCAGTGAGCTGAGAGCGAGGTGAGGCAGTGAAGCTGGGCATCGTCGCCAACACCACCAAGCCGATGGTGCGCGAGGTCGTCCCCCGCCTGGTGCGTTGGCTGGGCAAGCACCACACCCCTTTCCTATTGGCAGACGACATCCGGCAGGTCGTGGACGTGAGCGTACCGGCCTCAAGTTGGGCCGCGGTGGAAGAGCTGGGGCGAAGAAGCGACGTGGTAATCGCCTTGGGTGGGGACGGTACCTTTCTTTCCGTGGCCAGGACGGTGGGGCACCTGGGGGTACCGATCCTGGGCGTCAACCTTGGTGGCCTGGGCTTCCTCGCCGAGGTGCGCATCGAAGAACTCTTCCCATGCCTGGAGGACGTGCTCAGCGGGCAGTACGACGTGATCGAACGGATGTTGTTGCGCGCCACCGTGAGTGACGAGCCCGGTCACGTATTTCACGCGCTCAATGATGTGGTCATCGACAGAGGCGGCTCGCCCCGCATCATCGCGATTCGTACCTATGTGGACGATGTCTACTTCAACACCTATGTGGCCGACGGGCTCATCATCGCCACCCCCACCGGTTCTACGGCCTACTCCTTGGCAGCCGGCGGGCCGATTGTCATCCCCACCATGCGCGTGCTCATCATCACCCCCCTCTGTCCGCATTCGCTCGGGGCTCGTCCCGTGGTCATCCCTCCGGACAGCGTGGTGCGGGTGAGCGCCAGCAGTGAGGAGGAGCGGATCAATCTCACCGCCGACGGCCAGACGGGGTGTGTGTTGCGCAGCGGCCAGGAGGTGGAGATCCGTGCCGCTGACTATCCGGTGCGTTGGATTGCTACGCGCCGCCGACGTTTCTATGAGGTCTTGAGGCTCAAGCTCCACTGGGGAGAAGAGCTGCGCCCAGTCTGAAATCCTGAGATAGTCTTCCCCATGCCTGATAGAGTCGTGTCATCTTCTTCCGCAACAGTGCCGGCGTTTGAGGGCCAAACTCCGCTGATGAAGCAGTACCTGCGCCTGAAAGCGCAGTACCGCGATGCCATCCTCTTTTTCCGCATGGGCGATTTTTACGAAATGTTCTACGACGATGCCAAAATCGCGGCCCAGGTGCTGGGTATTGCGCTGACCAGCCGGGCGCACGGCAAGGCAGCCAATGTGCCGCTGGCAGGTTTTCCTCACCACGCCTTGGAGAGCTATCTGACGAAAATGGTGAAAGCGGGGTACAAGGTGGCCATCTGCGAGCAAGTCGAAGACCCCAAGAAGGCCAAGGTGGTGGTGAAGCGGGATGTATTGGAAGTGGTCACCCCCGGCACAGTGCTCACCGATGGGCTACTAGAGACCAAGCGCAACAATTTCTTGGTGGCCGTATATCTCAAAGGTCAAACGTTTGGGCTGGCCGCTGCCGACGTGTCCACCGGTGACTTTGTTGCCGGCGAATTCCCCACGAGCCAGCTCAGGGAACAGGTGGCGCGCGCCGAACCTGCCGAGTTGTTGGTCAGCGAGGAGCAGTTGTCCTATGTTGTGGAACAACTCGGGCCCGGCCTGCAGGCCATGGTTTCAAAGTGTGAGGAATGGATTTTTCATCGCGAGTATGCCTACGAGGTCTTGACGCAACATTTCGGCACCACCTCCTTGCGGGGATTTGGCTGTGAAGACCTTGACGCAGGGGTGTCGGCAGCCGGCGCAGTAGTGCACTATCTCAAGGAGACACAAAAGAACGAGCTTAAACACCTCAACCGGCTGGCGCGCCTCAACGAAGCGGACTACCTGGGACTGGATGCGGCGACGCGGCGAAATTTGGAGCTGGTGGCGCCGATGAACCCAGGGGGGGCCAGGGCCACGCTCCTTTCGGTCCTCGATCGAACGTTGACCCCTATGGGTGGACGCATGTTGGTGCAATGGCTTCTCCGGCCCCTGACCAACAAGTCTGCCATCGAGCGTCGCCTGGACGCGGTGGAGGAGCTGGTGGCGCACGGGGAACTGCGGCAAAAGCTGCGTGACTTGTTACGTCGCGTTGGCGACCTGGAACGCTTGATGGCCAGGGTGAACACAGGCCGGGCCAACGCCCGCGACCTCAACGCCTTAATGCGCACCCTGACTCTTGTCCCGGAGCTGCGCACCACCTTGGCTCCCCTGGAAAGTGCCCAGCTGTGTCACATCCGCGATGGACTCGAGGAGCTTCGCCCGTTGGTGGAGGAGCTGAAGCGGGCCTTAGTGGATGACCCACCGCTTCTCCTCACCGAGGGGGGGATCATCCGCGCCGGTTACAGCAAAGAGCTGGACGAGCTGCGCGCCATCGCCTTTTCCGGCAAGGATTGGATTGCCAAACTCCAGACGCGCGAGCGCGAGCGCACGGGCATCCCCTCCCTCAAGGTGAACTACAACAAGGTGTTCGGATACTACATCGAGGTCACCAAGCCACATCTCTCCAAAGTGCCCCCAGACTATGTGCGCAAGCAAACCACCGTTGGGGCGGAGCGGTTTATTACTCCTGAGCTAAAGGAGTACGAGGAGAAAGTCCTCGGGGCGGAAGAGAAAATTGCGGTGTTAGAGTACGAGCTGTTTGATCAGCTCCGCAAGCGCACAGCCCTCCAGACCGAAGTCGTGCAACTCGACGCCAGACTCATTGCTGAACTGGACTGCCTGGTTAGCCTTGCGGAGGTGGCGGTCAACAACCGCTACGTCCGCCCAGAAATCAACGAGTCCACCGCCATTCGGCTCAAGGACAGTCGGCACCCGGTGATCGAGCGACTGCTGCCCGCAGGGCAGGCCTTTGTCCCGAACGACCTGTTTATCGACAGTTCCAGCGACCAGATTCTGATCATCACCGGGCCAAACATGGCGGGCAAGTCCACCTACCTGCGGCAGGTAGGTCTCATTGTGATCATGGCGCAGATGGGCAGCTTTGTGCCGGCCGCGGAGGCTCACATCGGCATTGTGGACAAGATCTTCACCCGCGTCGGCGCCTCCGACAACCTGGCAGGAGGGGAAAGCACCTTCTTGACGGAAATGAACGAGACGGCGAACATATTGAACAACGCCACACCTCGCAGCCTCATTTTGCTGGACGAAATCGGGCGTGGTACCAGCACCTTTGACGGGCTGTCAATCGCGTGGGCGGTAGCGGAGTTTCTCCACAATACCCCCCGGCTGGCCGCGAAGACGATGTTTGCCACGCATTACCACGAACTTACAGAGCTGGCGCTGATTTTACCTCGGGTGAAGAACTACAACGTTGCCGTCAAAGAGTGGGGCGACAGAATCGTGTTCCTGCGCAAGATTGTTGAAGGGGGATGTGACCACAGCTACGGCATCCACGTGGCGCAGCTGGCAGGCTTGCCCAAGGAGGTTATCGACCGGGCGAAGGAGATTCTAGCCAACTTGGAGGCCGAGGCCCTGACCCCCACCGAGGAGCCCAAGATTGCGCTGCGGCGACCGTCTTCCGAGGAGAGGGCACAGCAGCTGCAGTTGGACATCTTTGCCGCCCAGGAACGACAGCTGGCGGAAGAACTCCGCAACATCGACGTGAATAACCTCACGCCGCTCCAGGCTTTGAACAAACTCTTCGAGTTGAAGAAGAAGGTTGATGGCGAAAAGCCGTAACGGCTTGTTTCTTTTTGGCCACGATCACGAAAGGCCTTGATTTTCGCCGGCGCCTTTTGTAGATTGCATCAGGGTCAGCGTGCGAACAGTAGGGTTTTTGCCACTGAGGTATTGGTGTTAGCGCAGAACATGGCAAAAGTGGTCGTGACCATCCTTCTGCTGGCGCAAGCGGTGTTGGCCGGCCAGTGGAGGGTGGGCAAGTACGCAGGCGAGTTCATGAGTGTGGGCGTGGGGGCCCGCGCCCTGGGCATGGGAGGGGCGCACGTGGCCGTGGCCAAGGACGTGACAGCTGGCTATTGGAACCCGGCCGGCTTGGCATGGGTGACCTTCCCCCAGCTGGCAGCCATGCACGCGGAGCGCTTTGCCGGCGTAGTCAACTATGACTATGTCGGAGCGGCCCTCCCTCTGGGCCATGCGCTGGCGGTTGGCCTCACCATCACCCGCACAGCCGTAGATGACATCCCCATCACCACGCGACTGCGCAACCCGGAGCTGGCCCTTGGCGAGCTGTACACGGAAAACGGCGTGGTGGTGCGCAACACGCCTTATATCGAGAAGTATGTCACCGACGCCGAGTGGGTGTGGGCCGTGTCGGTGGCGCGAGCACGCTCCAGCTCCATCTCCTACGGCGCGACGGCCAAAGTAGTGCATAAGGGCGTGGGTTCATTTGCTGCCTGGGGGGTGGGATTCGACCTGGGCGCGCGGTGGAATCCGATCGAGCATCTGGTCATTGGAGGCGTGGTGCAGGATGTGACCACCACGGTGTTGGTGTGGGACTCAACGGGTACGCGGGAGTTTGTCTTGCCCACCGCCAAGTGGGGCCTGGCCTACCCGTTGTCTGTTCGCTGGCTCCGCGGGACCATCACCCCGGCGGTGGATGTGGACATCAAGTTCGAGGGGAGGAAGAGCGCCGCGCAGATGAGTCTAGGGCAAGCAAGCGCTGACTGGCATTTTGGGATAGAGTATGCATTCCGCCAGGCGGTGGCCCTGCGCGCCGGCAGCGACGTGGGCCGTCTTACCTTCGGCCTTGGAGTAAGGTTACCCCAGCTGGATGTCGACTATGCCTACCTGAGCCATGACCAGCTCGGTGCCACGCATCGCATCTCTCTTCAGCTTACCATCCAGAAAGAAAAGTTTGGGCGGCGAGAAAAATGATGTGCCTGACCAGGTGGGTTAGCGCACACGCTATGCGGCCATCAGCCGGGAAGTGGAGGCGCGTGGCTTAATATCTTGAAAACATTAGCCCAAACAGAAGATTTCGGTTGACAAAGAGCTGAAAAATTGCTATAATCAACGTCCCGTGCACCGAAAGCAGCCTGGGCGCGTGGGGGGAGTTCTCTGTGGACATCCGAGGGATACCATGATTGCCAGCATGACGGGCTTCGGCACGGCGGTGTGGAGCGAGGATGGCATCGAGGCCACTACCGAGGTGCGTGCCTTCAACAATCGCTTTCTGGACGTCTCCGTGCACCTGCCGCGGTTTTTGGCCAACCGTGACCAGGAGGTCAAAGAGATCGTCCGGCGTCATGTTACGCGTGGACGCGTGAATGTGTCCGTTGCCGTCAAGATGGAGAACAACTCTGCTCTTGGTCTCAAGGTCGACCTGGACATGGCGCAGGCTTACAAGCATCTCCTGGAGGAGCTGAACGAGAAACTGCAGCTCCAGGACCGTGTGCGTCTGGATCATCTGGTTGGCCTGCCCGATATCTTCGGCGTGGAGAGCGACCAGGAGCGTGCGGAGAAGGCATGGGCGGTGGCGGAGCGGGCTCTGGGCATGGCCCTGGAGCAAATGATCGCCATGCGCGCCCAGGAAGGGGCCGAACTCCGTCGGGACCTCGAGAAGAGGATTGCCCTGCTGGAGGAGAAGGTCGGCCGCATCGAAGCCCTGTCCCAAGAGCGGGCAGGCGAGTTGATGCACCGTTTCCGCG comes from candidate division KSB1 bacterium and encodes:
- a CDS encoding YicC family protein, which translates into the protein MIASMTGFGTAVWSEDGIEATTEVRAFNNRFLDVSVHLPRFLANRDQEVKEIVRRHVTRGRVNVSVAVKMENNSALGLKVDLDMAQAYKHLLEELNEKLQLQDRVRLDHLVGLPDIFGVESDQERAEKAWAVAERALGMALEQMIAMRAQEGAELRRDLEKRIALLEEKVGRIEALSQERAGELMHRFRARVQALAQDVSVDENRLAQEVAILADRMDVTEECVRFHSHTKLFLASMDGDEPPGRRLNFLLQEMQREANTIGAKAADADISHLVVELKDEVEKIREQVQNIE
- the mutS gene encoding DNA mismatch repair protein MutS, with amino-acid sequence MKQYLRLKAQYRDAILFFRMGDFYEMFYDDAKIAAQVLGIALTSRAHGKAANVPLAGFPHHALESYLTKMVKAGYKVAICEQVEDPKKAKVVVKRDVLEVVTPGTVLTDGLLETKRNNFLVAVYLKGQTFGLAAADVSTGDFVAGEFPTSQLREQVARAEPAELLVSEEQLSYVVEQLGPGLQAMVSKCEEWIFHREYAYEVLTQHFGTTSLRGFGCEDLDAGVSAAGAVVHYLKETQKNELKHLNRLARLNEADYLGLDAATRRNLELVAPMNPGGARATLLSVLDRTLTPMGGRMLVQWLLRPLTNKSAIERRLDAVEELVAHGELRQKLRDLLRRVGDLERLMARVNTGRANARDLNALMRTLTLVPELRTTLAPLESAQLCHIRDGLEELRPLVEELKRALVDDPPLLLTEGGIIRAGYSKELDELRAIAFSGKDWIAKLQTRERERTGIPSLKVNYNKVFGYYIEVTKPHLSKVPPDYVRKQTTVGAERFITPELKEYEEKVLGAEEKIAVLEYELFDQLRKRTALQTEVVQLDARLIAELDCLVSLAEVAVNNRYVRPEINESTAIRLKDSRHPVIERLLPAGQAFVPNDLFIDSSSDQILIITGPNMAGKSTYLRQVGLIVIMAQMGSFVPAAEAHIGIVDKIFTRVGASDNLAGGESTFLTEMNETANILNNATPRSLILLDEIGRGTSTFDGLSIAWAVAEFLHNTPRLAAKTMFATHYHELTELALILPRVKNYNVAVKEWGDRIVFLRKIVEGGCDHSYGIHVAQLAGLPKEVIDRAKEILANLEAEALTPTEEPKIALRRPSSEERAQQLQLDIFAAQERQLAEELRNIDVNNLTPLQALNKLFELKKKVDGEKP
- a CDS encoding NAD(+)/NADH kinase, yielding MKLGIVANTTKPMVREVVPRLVRWLGKHHTPFLLADDIRQVVDVSVPASSWAAVEELGRRSDVVIALGGDGTFLSVARTVGHLGVPILGVNLGGLGFLAEVRIEELFPCLEDVLSGQYDVIERMLLRATVSDEPGHVFHALNDVVIDRGGSPRIIAIRTYVDDVYFNTYVADGLIIATPTGSTAYSLAAGGPIVIPTMRVLIITPLCPHSLGARPVVIPPDSVVRVSASSEEERINLTADGQTGCVLRSGQEVEIRAADYPVRWIATRRRRFYEVLRLKLHWGEELRPV
- a CDS encoding PorV/PorQ family protein codes for the protein MLAQNMAKVVVTILLLAQAVLAGQWRVGKYAGEFMSVGVGARALGMGGAHVAVAKDVTAGYWNPAGLAWVTFPQLAAMHAERFAGVVNYDYVGAALPLGHALAVGLTITRTAVDDIPITTRLRNPELALGELYTENGVVVRNTPYIEKYVTDAEWVWAVSVARARSSSISYGATAKVVHKGVGSFAAWGVGFDLGARWNPIEHLVIGGVVQDVTTTVLVWDSTGTREFVLPTAKWGLAYPLSVRWLRGTITPAVDVDIKFEGRKSAAQMSLGQASADWHFGIEYAFRQAVALRAGSDVGRLTFGLGVRLPQLDVDYAYLSHDQLGATHRISLQLTIQKEKFGRREK